A single region of the Apium graveolens cultivar Ventura unplaced genomic scaffold, ASM990537v1 ctg3113, whole genome shotgun sequence genome encodes:
- the LOC141700950 gene encoding protein CHLORORESPIRATORY REDUCTION 7, chloroplastic-like, which yields MIRAAGNAITVNKAFCCNKLIQNSNCKNVVTHRSEAVNVIARSQAVTSPCPSIYPKVVDHKRNSGKTFASRRSRANLSSDTYVLMEPGETEVFVSEEELRVKLKNWLENWPGKSLPPDLARFENIDDAVSFLVSSVCELEIAGDVGSVQWYEVRLE from the exons ATGATTAGAGCTGCAGGCAATGCCATAACAGTGAACAAGGCTTTCTGTTGCAACAAACTCATCCAAAATTCCAACT GTAAGAATGTAGTGACACACCGGAGTGAAGCTGTCAATGTTATAGCAAGGTCACAAGCTGTTACAAGCCCTTGTCCTTCTATATATCCGAAAGTTGTAGACCATAAAAgaaattctgggaag ACATTTGCATCAAGGAGGAGCAGGGCCAATCTATCGTCAGACACGTACGTTTTAATGGAACCAGGAGAGACTGAGGTGTTTGTATCAGAGGAAGAATTGAGGGTTAAGTTGAAGAACTGGCTAGAAAACTGGCCAGGAAAATCACTCCCACCTGACCTTGCAAGATTCGAAAACATTGATGATGCTGTATCTTTCCTAGTCTCTTCTGTTTGTGAACTAGAAATTGCTGGTGATGTTGGTTCTGTTCAATGGTACGAAGTTCGTTTAGAATAA